Proteins encoded within one genomic window of Thermoanaerobaculia bacterium:
- a CDS encoding ABC transporter permease: MVRDLVRDIAVAARMVRRRPKFAAIAIATLAVGIGANTAVFSVVRALLLRSLPYREPDRLAFVAGVDARREPAERPASFDEFRQWRAQSRSFESLIAVSPLWNFVLTGGSDPEQIKGHFVSEGFFDVLGIPPAAGRGFTAAEHRTAAPVVVISDGLWRRRFGAEPRIVGRTLSVDGEAATIVGVAAPGFEFLEAADLWTPLERNPFSHSRGYVRMLSVAGRLRRGVSPEAASQELAALATRLDGRPAGDPRTAVRVVPLREHLLGKIRPALLTLLGAVALVLLIASANVSSLVLARSAARRRELAIRAALGAGAWDRFRLIVAECLLLAGGGAAAGALVAYAALPFLLSLSPLPLPVHARVSIDAAVLAFNTAVALAVGLGLGVFAARTAPGAAAALHEGGSATATRSVRTAGSLLVAAETALALVLLAGAGLLLRSLVRLTAVDPGFAPGHAVAFQVALPGQRYRQPAARTAFARELESRIAAIPKVVA, from the coding sequence ATGGTTCGAGATCTCGTCCGGGACATCGCGGTCGCCGCGCGCATGGTCCGCCGGCGCCCGAAGTTCGCGGCGATCGCGATCGCGACGCTCGCCGTGGGAATCGGCGCCAACACGGCGGTCTTCAGCGTCGTCCGCGCGCTGCTGCTGCGTTCGCTCCCGTACCGGGAGCCGGACCGGCTCGCGTTCGTCGCCGGAGTCGATGCCCGACGCGAGCCCGCCGAGCGCCCGGCCTCCTTCGACGAGTTCCGCCAGTGGCGGGCGCAGAGCCGGAGCTTCGAGAGCCTCATCGCCGTCTCGCCGCTCTGGAATTTCGTCCTGACCGGCGGGTCCGATCCCGAGCAGATCAAGGGTCACTTCGTCTCGGAGGGGTTCTTCGACGTGCTCGGCATCCCGCCCGCGGCCGGCCGCGGCTTCACGGCTGCCGAGCACCGCACGGCGGCCCCGGTCGTGGTGATCAGCGACGGCCTCTGGCGGAGGCGCTTCGGCGCCGAACCGCGAATCGTCGGCCGCACGCTCTCGGTCGACGGCGAGGCGGCGACGATCGTCGGTGTCGCCGCCCCCGGGTTCGAGTTCCTGGAAGCCGCCGACCTCTGGACGCCCCTCGAACGAAATCCCTTCTCGCACAGCCGCGGATACGTCCGCATGCTCTCCGTCGCGGGGCGCCTGCGGCGCGGCGTCTCGCCCGAAGCGGCAAGCCAGGAACTCGCGGCGCTCGCCACCCGGCTCGACGGCCGTCCCGCCGGCGACCCGCGGACGGCGGTCCGGGTCGTCCCGCTGCGCGAGCATCTCCTGGGGAAGATCCGCCCCGCGCTCCTGACGCTGCTCGGCGCCGTGGCGCTCGTCCTCCTGATCGCCTCCGCGAACGTCTCGAGCCTGGTGCTCGCCCGCTCGGCCGCACGGCGGCGCGAGCTCGCGATCCGGGCGGCGCTCGGCGCCGGGGCATGGGACCGCTTCCGCCTGATCGTCGCGGAGTGCCTGCTGCTGGCGGGCGGAGGGGCCGCCGCCGGCGCGCTCGTGGCTTACGCCGCCCTGCCGTTTCTCCTCTCCCTGAGCCCGCTCCCGCTCCCCGTCCACGCGCGCGTCTCGATCGACGCGGCCGTTCTCGCGTTCAACACCGCCGTCGCGCTCGCCGTCGGGCTCGGACTCGGCGTCTTCGCGGCACGGACGGCGCCGGGGGCGGCCGCCGCCCTGCACGAGGGAGGAAGCGCGACCGCCACGCGGTCCGTGCGAACGGCGGGATCGCTCCTCGTCGCCGCCGAGACCGCGCTCGCTCTCGTCCTCCTCGCCGGAGCCGGTCTCCTCCTGCGCAGTCTCGTCCGCCTCACGGCGGTCGATCCCGGCTTCGCTCCGGGCCATGCGGTCGCGTTCCAGGTCGCGCTGCCCGGACAGCGGTATCGCCAGCCCGCGGCGCGCACCGCGTTCGCCCGGGAGCTCGAGTCGCGGATCGCCGCGATTCCGAAGGTCGTCGCG